One Methylobacterium oryzae DNA window includes the following coding sequences:
- a CDS encoding hybrid sensor histidine kinase/response regulator: MTDPFPFLSGGGEAARMIRARDWSGHPLGLPETWPAEFRAALSLVLNSPESMILAWGPDLHFFFNDTYFPLLGPRLPWAMGERFDVVWADAWDQAKPIIDAAMAGRPERFVDLPWQLDTDRGARETWWTFSYSRVLDAEGRVAGLFILTNETTGRVLADAALKESQGRLEAALAELRQLNATLAQQVEERTADRNALWTLSSDMMLRCLFDGTITAVNPAWTEVLGWRPDELIGTKLIAFVHPDDLDRTVEGARQLSAGSSLARFDNRYRHRDGGYRWISWAARPGEGVINAVGRDFTAERERADALAAAEEALRQSQKMEAVGQLTGGIAHDFNNLLAGISGSLELIQTRLGQGRVMDVDRYINAAQGASKRAAALTHRLLAFSRRQTLDPKPTDVNRLVAGMEELIRRTVGPAVVVEVVAPPGLWPALVDPPQLENALLNLCINARDAMPEGGRITIETANAWLDERAARRHDMPPGQYLSLCVTDTGSGMAPEIVGKVFEPFFTTKPLGQGTGLGLSMIYGFAQQSGGQVRIHSEVGRGTTVCLYLPRHRGAVAEEDAHAAVGAPPRAAPGETVLVVDDEPTVRMLVTEVLEDLGYTAIEAADSAAGLKVLQSDVRIDLLVSDIGLPGGMNGRQMAEAGRLTRPGLKVLFVTGYAESAVFGNGPLEAGMQVITKPFVVEVLGARIREMIGTA; the protein is encoded by the coding sequence GTGACCGACCCCTTCCCCTTCCTCTCCGGCGGCGGCGAGGCCGCGCGGATGATCCGCGCGCGCGACTGGTCGGGTCATCCCCTGGGGCTTCCGGAGACGTGGCCGGCGGAGTTCCGTGCGGCCCTGTCGCTCGTCCTCAACTCGCCGGAATCGATGATCCTGGCCTGGGGGCCCGACCTCCACTTCTTCTTCAACGACACCTACTTCCCGCTGCTCGGTCCGCGGCTGCCCTGGGCGATGGGCGAGCGGTTCGACGTGGTCTGGGCCGATGCCTGGGATCAGGCCAAACCGATCATCGACGCCGCCATGGCGGGCCGTCCGGAGCGCTTCGTCGATCTGCCGTGGCAGCTCGACACCGACCGCGGCGCCCGGGAGACGTGGTGGACCTTCTCGTACTCGCGGGTTCTCGACGCCGAGGGCCGGGTCGCCGGCCTGTTCATCCTCACCAACGAGACCACCGGCCGGGTCCTGGCGGACGCCGCCCTCAAGGAGAGCCAGGGCCGGCTGGAGGCCGCCCTGGCCGAGTTGCGCCAACTCAACGCCACGCTGGCGCAGCAGGTCGAGGAGCGCACGGCCGACCGCAACGCCCTGTGGACGCTCTCGTCCGACATGATGCTGCGCTGCCTGTTCGACGGGACGATCACCGCGGTGAACCCAGCGTGGACCGAGGTGCTGGGCTGGCGCCCGGACGAGCTGATCGGAACGAAGCTCATCGCCTTCGTCCACCCGGACGATCTCGACCGCACCGTCGAGGGCGCGCGCCAGCTCTCCGCGGGGTCGAGCCTCGCGCGCTTCGACAACCGCTACCGCCACCGGGACGGCGGCTATCGCTGGATCAGCTGGGCGGCCCGGCCCGGGGAGGGCGTCATCAACGCCGTCGGCCGCGACTTCACCGCGGAGCGCGAGCGCGCCGACGCCCTGGCCGCCGCCGAGGAGGCCCTGCGCCAGTCGCAGAAGATGGAGGCGGTCGGCCAGCTGACCGGCGGCATCGCCCACGACTTCAACAACCTGCTCGCCGGCATCTCCGGCTCGCTGGAGCTGATCCAGACCCGGCTCGGCCAGGGCCGCGTCATGGACGTCGACCGCTACATCAACGCCGCGCAGGGGGCCTCGAAACGGGCCGCGGCGCTGACCCACCGGCTGCTCGCCTTCTCGCGTCGCCAGACCCTCGACCCGAAGCCCACCGACGTGAACCGGCTGGTGGCCGGCATGGAGGAGCTGATCCGCCGCACCGTGGGCCCCGCCGTGGTGGTCGAGGTCGTGGCGCCGCCCGGCCTCTGGCCGGCCCTGGTCGACCCGCCGCAGCTCGAGAACGCGCTCCTCAACCTGTGCATCAACGCCCGGGACGCGATGCCGGAGGGCGGGCGCATCACGATCGAGACCGCCAATGCGTGGCTCGACGAGCGCGCCGCCCGGCGCCACGACATGCCGCCGGGCCAGTACCTGTCGCTGTGCGTCACCGACACCGGCAGCGGTATGGCGCCGGAGATCGTCGGCAAGGTGTTCGAGCCGTTCTTCACCACGAAGCCCCTGGGGCAGGGCACCGGCCTCGGCCTGTCGATGATCTACGGCTTCGCGCAGCAATCCGGCGGCCAGGTGCGGATCCACTCGGAGGTCGGCAGGGGCACGACGGTCTGCCTGTACCTGCCCCGCCACCGCGGCGCGGTCGCCGAGGAGGACGCGCACGCCGCCGTCGGCGCGCCGCCGCGGGCCGCGCCGGGCGAGACCGTGCTGGTGGTCGACGACGAGCCGACCGTCCGCATGCTGGTCACCGAGGTGCTGGAGGATCTCGGCTACACGGCGATCGAGGCCGCCGACAGCGCGGCCGGCCTCAAAGTGCTGCAATCCGACGTGCGCATCGACCTGCTGGTGTCCGACATCGGATTGCCGGGGGGCATGAACGGGCGCCAGATGGCCGAGGCCGGGCGGCTCACGCGGC
- the polA gene encoding DNA polymerase I — protein MTDSKPDSSPETKPVGPGDQVILVDGSSFIFRAYFQSINQDQKYNSRPSDGLPTGAVRLFCTKIAQFLQDGAAGTMPSHLGIVFDKSEGSFRKEMFPDYKGHRPDAPDDLKRQMPLMRDAVRAFGLHAVELERYEADDLIATYTRQAEARGAGVIIVSSDKDLMQLVGPQVRFYDFESGAKGKPGYRPERNLDVEAIVAKWEGLQPNQIGDALALIGDTSDNVPGVPGIGLKTAAALIKEFGSLEALLERAGEIKQPKRRETLLANVDQAKLSRRLVALMEDVPVPVPLDDLCVPQPNPEKLVGFLKAMEFNTLTRRIAQMLHVDPEAVKPDPRLLPGARPHGYGNAAGGSDAVPFFGDSVPPDPETAAAGAERPPGAAPPEGGEIDPFADLDLPDAPAKPRAPVEATPGNVVAARAAESVAPFDTAAYETVSSLEQLDAWIAEAEEAGVIAVDTETDSLDAHRAGLVGVSLAVATGRACYIPLAHVQAAKVQADATDLFGEGAAPSDVVEPVPGQIPLKEAVARLKPLLEHPGVLKVGQNLKYDWVVLARYGIEVAPFDDTMLISYVLDAGKGGHGMDELARRHLGHQPITFSDVAGTGRNKVTFDRVAIDKATAYAAEDADVTLRLWRMMKPRLVAEHRVAVYETLERPLLPVIARMEQRGIRVDREMLSRLSGDFSQILVRLEEEIQEDAGEKFSVGSPKQIGDILFGKMGLPGAKKTPSGQWATPATLLEELAQAGHELPKKILEWRQLSKLKSTYTDALQAHADRETARVHTSFSLAATTTGRLSSSEPNLQNIPIRTEEGRRIRRAFVAAPGNRLISADYSQIELRLLAHMADIPELRKAFEDGIDIHAATASAMFGVPLKAMTPDLRRRAKTINFGIIYGISAFGLADRLGIGREEASAFIKQYFEQFPGIRDYIETTKKSCRDKGYVTTLFGRVCHYPQIRSNNPSERASVERQAINAPIQGSAADIIRRAMTRMEAALAAKKLRARMLLQVHDELVFEAAEDEVERTIPIIRGVMEEAPAPALTLKVPLVVEANAAGNWQEAH, from the coding sequence ATGACCGACTCGAAGCCCGACTCGAGCCCCGAGACCAAGCCCGTCGGACCCGGCGATCAGGTGATCCTGGTCGACGGCTCGTCCTTCATCTTCCGGGCCTATTTCCAGTCGATCAACCAGGACCAGAAGTACAATTCGCGCCCCTCCGACGGGCTGCCCACCGGCGCCGTGCGGCTGTTCTGCACCAAGATCGCGCAGTTCCTGCAGGACGGCGCCGCCGGCACCATGCCGAGCCATCTCGGGATCGTCTTCGACAAGTCGGAGGGCTCGTTCCGCAAGGAGATGTTCCCCGACTACAAGGGCCACCGCCCGGACGCGCCCGACGACCTGAAGCGCCAGATGCCGCTGATGCGCGACGCGGTGCGCGCCTTCGGCCTGCACGCGGTGGAGCTGGAGCGCTACGAGGCCGACGATCTCATCGCCACTTACACCCGCCAGGCCGAGGCGCGGGGCGCGGGCGTCATCATCGTCTCGTCCGACAAGGACCTGATGCAGCTCGTCGGGCCGCAGGTGCGGTTCTACGATTTCGAGTCGGGTGCCAAGGGCAAGCCCGGCTACCGGCCCGAGCGCAACCTCGACGTCGAGGCGATCGTCGCCAAGTGGGAGGGCCTGCAGCCGAACCAGATCGGCGACGCGCTGGCGCTCATCGGCGACACCTCCGACAACGTGCCGGGCGTGCCCGGCATCGGCCTGAAGACGGCCGCGGCGCTGATCAAGGAGTTCGGCAGCCTCGAGGCCCTGCTGGAGCGGGCGGGCGAGATCAAGCAGCCCAAGCGGCGGGAGACGCTGCTCGCCAACGTCGATCAGGCCAAGCTGTCGCGCAGGCTCGTGGCGCTGATGGAGGACGTGCCCGTCCCGGTGCCGCTGGACGACCTCTGCGTGCCCCAGCCCAATCCCGAGAAGCTGGTCGGCTTCCTGAAGGCGATGGAGTTCAACACGCTGACGCGCCGCATCGCCCAGATGCTGCACGTCGATCCCGAGGCGGTGAAGCCCGATCCGCGCCTCCTGCCGGGCGCCCGGCCGCACGGCTACGGCAACGCCGCCGGGGGCAGCGACGCGGTGCCGTTCTTCGGCGATTCCGTGCCGCCGGATCCCGAGACCGCGGCCGCCGGGGCCGAGCGACCGCCGGGCGCCGCCCCGCCGGAGGGCGGCGAGATCGATCCCTTCGCCGACCTCGACCTGCCGGACGCGCCCGCCAAGCCCCGGGCGCCCGTCGAGGCGACACCCGGCAACGTGGTGGCGGCACGGGCCGCGGAATCCGTGGCGCCGTTCGACACCGCCGCCTACGAGACGGTCTCGTCGCTGGAGCAGCTCGACGCCTGGATCGCCGAGGCCGAGGAGGCCGGCGTGATCGCGGTCGACACCGAGACCGACTCGCTCGATGCCCACAGGGCCGGCCTCGTCGGCGTCTCGCTGGCGGTCGCCACCGGCCGGGCCTGCTACATCCCGCTGGCCCACGTCCAGGCCGCCAAGGTGCAGGCGGACGCCACCGACCTGTTCGGCGAGGGCGCCGCGCCCTCCGACGTGGTCGAGCCGGTGCCGGGCCAGATCCCCCTGAAGGAGGCCGTCGCCCGGCTGAAGCCGCTCCTCGAGCACCCCGGCGTCCTGAAGGTCGGCCAGAACCTCAAATACGACTGGGTGGTGCTCGCCCGCTACGGCATCGAGGTCGCGCCGTTCGACGACACGATGCTGATCTCGTACGTGCTCGACGCCGGCAAGGGCGGCCACGGCATGGACGAGCTGGCCCGCCGGCATCTCGGCCACCAGCCGATCACCTTCTCGGACGTGGCCGGCACCGGCCGCAACAAGGTGACGTTCGACCGCGTCGCCATCGACAAGGCCACCGCCTACGCGGCCGAGGACGCCGACGTGACCCTGCGCCTGTGGCGGATGATGAAGCCGCGCCTCGTGGCCGAGCACCGGGTCGCCGTCTACGAGACCCTGGAGCGGCCCCTGCTGCCGGTGATCGCCCGGATGGAGCAGCGCGGCATCCGCGTCGACCGGGAGATGCTGAGCCGCCTGTCCGGGGATTTCTCGCAGATCCTCGTCCGCCTGGAGGAGGAGATCCAGGAGGATGCCGGGGAGAAATTCTCGGTCGGCTCGCCGAAGCAGATCGGCGACATCCTGTTCGGGAAGATGGGTCTGCCGGGGGCCAAGAAGACGCCGTCGGGCCAGTGGGCCACGCCCGCGACCCTGCTGGAGGAGCTGGCCCAGGCGGGCCACGAGCTGCCCAAGAAGATCCTGGAGTGGCGGCAGCTCTCGAAGCTGAAATCCACCTACACGGACGCGCTCCAGGCCCATGCCGACCGCGAGACGGCGCGGGTCCACACCTCGTTCTCGCTGGCGGCGACCACCACGGGCCGGCTGTCCTCCTCCGAGCCGAACCTGCAGAACATCCCGATCCGCACCGAGGAGGGTCGCCGGATCCGCCGCGCCTTCGTGGCGGCGCCCGGCAACCGGCTGATCTCGGCCGACTACTCGCAGATCGAGCTGCGGCTGCTGGCCCACATGGCCGACATCCCGGAGCTCCGGAAAGCGTTCGAGGACGGGATCGACATCCACGCGGCGACCGCCTCGGCGATGTTCGGCGTGCCGCTCAAGGCGATGACGCCCGACCTGCGGCGCCGGGCGAAGACCATCAACTTCGGCATCATCTACGGCATCTCGGCCTTCGGCCTCGCCGACCGGCTCGGCATCGGCCGCGAGGAGGCCTCGGCGTTCATCAAGCAGTATTTCGAGCAGTTCCCGGGCATCCGGGACTACATCGAGACCACCAAGAAGAGCTGCCGCGACAAGGGCTACGTCACCACCCTGTTCGGCCGCGTGTGCCACTACCCGCAGATCCGCTCCAACAACCCCTCCGAGCGCGCCAGCGTCGAGCGGCAAGCGATCAACGCGCCGATCCAGGGCTCGGCCGCCGACATCATCCGGCGGGCCATGACGCGGATGGAGGCGGCCCTCGCCGCGAAGAAGCTCAGGGCGCGCATGCTGCTGCAGGTGCACGACGAGCTGGTGTTCGAGGCGGCCGAGGACGAGGTGGAGCGGACGATCCCGATCATCCGCGGCGTCATGGAGGAGGCGCCGGCGCCGGCCCTGACCCTGAAGGTGCCGCTGGTGGTCGAGGCCAACGCGGCGGGCAACTGGCAGGAGGCGCATTGA
- a CDS encoding DUF86 domain-containing protein, with protein sequence MPFPPSERERAACADMIANAERVARFVAGFTLETFEADERTHFAVVRCLEIISEASRRLSAETRARYPAVPWRQIADAGNFYRHSYHRVTLDIVWLTVHHELPVLVAACRAELDRAPDS encoded by the coding sequence ATGCCATTTCCGCCTTCTGAACGCGAGCGGGCCGCCTGCGCCGACATGATCGCCAACGCGGAGCGCGTTGCCCGCTTCGTGGCGGGATTCACGCTCGAGACGTTCGAGGCAGACGAACGCACCCACTTCGCGGTCGTGCGCTGCCTGGAGATCATCTCGGAGGCGAGCCGCCGATTGAGCGCCGAGACGAGAGCCCGATATCCCGCCGTGCCGTGGCGTCAGATCGCGGATGCGGGGAACTTTTATCGCCACAGCTATCATCGGGTGACGCTGGACATCGTCTGGCTCACCGTCCACCACGAGTTGCCCGTCCTCGTCGCGGCCTGCCGCGCCGAGCTGGACCGCGCGCCCGACTCCTGA
- a CDS encoding nucleotidyltransferase family protein, which yields MDKLAALDILRANEAELRRRGVLHAALFGSVARGEARADSDLDVMIEIDVSVVGGLFGYVGLCHFIDDLFPIRVDVADRAALKDRVRTHAERDAISAF from the coding sequence ATGGACAAGCTCGCCGCCCTCGATATCCTGCGCGCCAACGAGGCGGAACTGCGCCGCCGCGGCGTTCTCCACGCGGCTCTGTTCGGTTCGGTCGCCCGGGGGGAGGCGCGGGCCGACAGCGATCTCGACGTGATGATCGAGATCGATGTGTCCGTCGTGGGCGGTCTCTTCGGCTATGTCGGCCTGTGCCACTTCATCGATGATCTCTTTCCGATCCGGGTCGACGTGGCGGATCGGGCGGCCCTGAAGGATCGGGTTCGCACGCACGCGGAGCGCGATGCCATTTCCGCCTTCTGA
- a CDS encoding UdgX family uracil-DNA binding protein (This protein belongs to the uracil DNA glycosylase superfamily, members of which act in excision repair of DNA. However, it belongs more specifically to UdgX branch, whose founding member was found to bind uracil in DNA (where it does not belong), without cleaving it, appears to promote DNA repair by a pathway involving RecA, rather than base excision.), translating to MGAGHAPFPSASVERGDARSPRAVALRPGADLDGFRKAARSLVAQGVAPEAVTWSVTDAPGLFGGDAEQAAGTPLVLPKAVATLIPQVIPHRDPERYGLLYALIWRVCRGERHLMEIGSDPLVHRLHRMAKAIGRDLHKMHAFLRFRRAEGPDGERYVAWFEPDHHILEAAAPFFVDRFRGMRWSILTPEGSAHWDTETLTLGPPGDRAHLPEGDGFEAGWQTYYESTFNPARTNLKAMRAEMPKKYWHNMPETAAIPALVRAAAGRTEAMIEREPTLPTRREPARAVAAMADQDPKSLDELNAIIRRTEPLVPGATQAVLGEGSVGATVAFVGEQPGDQEDRQGRPFVGPAGQLLSRAMAEAGLDRGASYLTNAVKHFKFEERGKRRIHQKPTAGEVSHYRWWLDRELEFVGPKLVVALGATALLALTGKAIPITRARGPFRFDRHDNRFQGFITVHPSYLLRLPDEAKAEAYAAFVDDLRRVEALGRELAA from the coding sequence ATGGGGGCGGGGCACGCGCCGTTTCCGTCTGCCTCCGTGGAGAGAGGGGATGCGCGGTCGCCGCGCGCCGTCGCGCTGCGCCCCGGCGCCGATCTCGACGGTTTCCGCAAAGCCGCCCGGAGCCTCGTCGCGCAGGGCGTCGCCCCCGAGGCCGTGACGTGGTCGGTGACGGATGCGCCCGGCCTGTTCGGCGGCGACGCGGAGCAGGCCGCCGGGACGCCGCTTGTCCTGCCGAAGGCCGTCGCCACCTTGATCCCGCAGGTCATTCCCCACCGCGATCCGGAGCGCTACGGCCTGCTCTACGCGCTGATCTGGCGCGTCTGCCGCGGCGAGCGGCACCTGATGGAGATCGGCAGCGACCCGCTGGTCCACCGCCTGCACCGGATGGCGAAGGCGATCGGGCGCGACCTCCACAAGATGCACGCCTTCCTGCGTTTCCGCCGGGCGGAGGGACCGGACGGCGAGCGCTACGTCGCGTGGTTCGAGCCGGACCACCACATCCTCGAGGCGGCGGCACCGTTCTTCGTCGACCGCTTCCGCGGGATGCGCTGGTCGATCCTGACGCCCGAGGGCTCGGCCCACTGGGACACCGAGACCCTGACTTTGGGGCCGCCCGGCGACCGCGCCCATCTTCCGGAGGGCGACGGCTTCGAGGCCGGCTGGCAGACCTATTACGAGAGCACGTTCAACCCGGCCCGCACCAACCTGAAGGCGATGCGGGCGGAGATGCCCAAGAAGTACTGGCACAACATGCCCGAGACGGCTGCGATCCCGGCCCTGGTCCGGGCGGCGGCCGGGCGAACCGAAGCCATGATCGAGAGGGAGCCGACCTTGCCCACACGCCGCGAACCCGCCCGGGCCGTCGCCGCCATGGCCGACCAGGATCCCAAGAGCCTCGACGAGCTGAACGCGATCATCCGCCGGACCGAGCCGCTGGTTCCGGGGGCCACCCAGGCCGTGCTCGGCGAGGGGTCGGTCGGGGCGACGGTGGCCTTCGTGGGCGAGCAGCCCGGCGACCAGGAGGACCGGCAAGGCCGGCCCTTCGTCGGGCCCGCCGGCCAGTTGCTCTCCCGCGCCATGGCGGAGGCCGGGCTCGACCGGGGCGCGAGCTACCTGACGAACGCGGTCAAGCACTTCAAGTTCGAGGAGCGCGGCAAGCGCCGCATCCACCAGAAGCCGACAGCCGGCGAGGTCAGCCATTACCGGTGGTGGCTCGACCGGGAGCTCGAATTCGTCGGCCCGAAGCTCGTCGTGGCGCTCGGCGCGACCGCCCTGCTGGCGCTGACCGGCAAGGCGATCCCGATCACCCGGGCGCGCGGCCCGTTCCGCTTCGACCGGCACGACAACCGATTCCAGGGCTTCATCACGGTCCACCCGTCCTACCTGCTCCGGTTGCCGGACGAGGCGAAGGCGGAGGCCTACGCGGCCTTCGTGGACGACCTGCGCCGGGTGGAGGCGCTCGGGCGCGAGTTGGCGGCCTGA
- a CDS encoding putative DNA modification/repair radical SAM protein: MDETLAKKLRILADAAKYDASCASSAAPKRAAGKDGLGSTTGAGICHAYTPDGRCVSLLKILLTNWCLFDCAYCVNRRSSNVRRAKFTVEEVVNLTLNFYRRNYIEGLFLSSGIIKSPDHTMELLTRVAKSLRRDHGFAGYIHLKSIPEASPWLIEEAGLYADRLSINVELPTEASLERLAPEKDGAAIQGAMAQIGERIVQAKAEKRRFSPAGHSTQVIVGADTTTDEALIRKSALLYGSVGLKRVYYSAYSPIPDGSAILPPKPPPLQREHRLYQADWLLRYYEFTPDEVADASEGGMLALDIDPKLAWALKHRDKFPVDVNRADREWLLRVPGLGARAVDKIVRARRHATLRLDDVARLTSGLKRARPFLVAADHRPVGLTDRLDLRTRLVEPAAQLSLF, from the coding sequence ATGGACGAGACCCTGGCCAAGAAGCTGCGCATCCTCGCGGACGCCGCCAAGTACGACGCCTCCTGCGCCTCCTCGGCCGCGCCGAAGCGGGCGGCCGGCAAGGACGGGCTCGGGTCGACCACCGGCGCCGGGATCTGCCACGCCTACACGCCCGACGGGCGGTGCGTCTCGCTCCTCAAGATCCTGCTGACGAACTGGTGCCTGTTCGACTGCGCCTACTGCGTGAACCGGCGCTCCTCGAACGTGCGGCGGGCGAAGTTCACCGTGGAGGAGGTCGTGAACCTCACCCTGAACTTCTACCGGCGCAACTACATCGAGGGGCTGTTCCTCTCCTCCGGCATCATCAAGTCGCCGGATCACACGATGGAGCTGCTGACCCGCGTGGCGAAGTCGCTCCGGCGCGACCACGGTTTCGCCGGCTACATCCACCTTAAGTCGATCCCGGAGGCGAGCCCCTGGCTGATCGAGGAGGCGGGCCTCTACGCCGACCGGCTCTCGATCAACGTCGAGCTGCCGACTGAGGCGAGCCTGGAGCGGCTCGCGCCCGAGAAGGACGGCGCCGCGATCCAGGGGGCGATGGCGCAGATCGGCGAGCGCATCGTGCAGGCCAAGGCCGAGAAGCGCCGCTTCTCGCCGGCCGGCCACTCGACGCAGGTGATCGTCGGGGCGGACACCACCACCGATGAGGCCCTGATCCGCAAGAGCGCGCTCCTCTACGGCAGCGTTGGCCTGAAGCGGGTCTACTACTCTGCCTACAGTCCGATCCCGGACGGCTCAGCGATCCTGCCGCCGAAGCCGCCGCCGCTCCAGCGCGAGCACCGGCTGTACCAGGCCGACTGGCTGCTCCGGTACTACGAATTCACCCCCGACGAGGTGGCCGACGCCTCCGAGGGCGGGATGCTCGCCCTCGACATCGACCCGAAGCTCGCCTGGGCGCTGAAGCACCGGGACAAATTCCCCGTGGACGTGAACCGCGCCGACCGGGAATGGCTGCTGCGGGTGCCGGGGCTCGGGGCGCGGGCGGTCGACAAGATCGTCAGGGCGCGCCGCCACGCGACCCTGCGCCTCGATGACGTCGCCCGGCTGACCTCCGGATTGAAGCGGGCGCGGCCGTTCCTAGTGGCCGCCGACCATCGGCCGGTCGGGCTCACCGACCGGCTCGACCTGCGGACGCGGCTGGTCGAGCCCGCGGCGCAGCTGAGCCTGTTCTGA
- a CDS encoding regulatory protein RecX — protein MSPAWLERAALHYLERYSASTDMLRRTLARRVQKRARARGEDPERFADLVTATVARAVSAGLVDDARFADTRLATLRRRGTSTRGVSAKLAAKGIPRDVVEAAMLAERDALPDGEADAIEEQAAQAYAKRRRLGPYRRPDQRATHRDRDLAALARAGFAYGLARRVVDREPDESGEPDAPA, from the coding sequence GTGAGCCCGGCCTGGCTGGAGCGTGCGGCGCTCCACTATCTGGAGCGCTACAGCGCCTCGACCGATATGCTGCGCCGGACGCTCGCGCGCCGCGTCCAGAAGCGCGCGCGGGCCCGGGGCGAGGATCCCGAACGCTTCGCCGACCTCGTGACGGCGACCGTCGCGCGGGCGGTGTCGGCCGGCCTCGTGGACGACGCGCGCTTCGCCGATACCCGCCTCGCCACCCTGCGGCGTCGCGGCACCTCGACCCGCGGCGTCTCGGCCAAGCTCGCCGCCAAGGGGATCCCGCGCGACGTCGTGGAGGCCGCCATGCTGGCTGAGCGCGACGCCCTGCCGGACGGGGAGGCGGACGCGATCGAGGAGCAGGCCGCCCAGGCCTACGCCAAGCGGCGACGCCTGGGACCGTATCGCCGACCGGACCAGCGGGCGACGCACCGCGACCGCGACCTCGCCGCCCTGGCCCGGGCCGGCTTCGCCTACGGCCTCGCCCGCCGTGTGGTCGACCGGGAGCCCGACGAATCCGGCGAGCCCGACGCGCCTGCGTGA
- a CDS encoding TAXI family TRAP transporter solute-binding subunit: MRREWLLVLVALGLAAAAAAIVYLSRPNTLTVAVGPQDGPEAALIEAYAGALDRAREDVRLKVVRYGDVRDSALALQRNKADLAVVRPDVFLPENGLTLAILHDEALVIAAPEAADLDDVPALARKRLGIVVRHSADLSFLTNLLSFYDLVPDIVGEDAPEAGHAAEAEPGHVVVVPLKVGDVTAALTEKRVDAVAVIASPASKPAAAVVRAVELGAPDRKIGFVSIPDGDAILQRFPELQSVTIPAGTFGGRPKRPDEEVKTVGASYRLMARGTVSRVAVASATQHLFEWRSRLASTAPVAKLMKAPDFDTTVAATSARLPNHPGAVDYFEREQQTFLDRYEDYIYLFAFFGGTIGSGFAWLGQRLARKRRERVDFVLDRLLDIMREVRAATSAAELDAIAIETDGLVADVVCYARERSIDARTVSALILAVDGVHAAIADARRQTSETEPRAATRNRTARLLALDLPAAE, from the coding sequence ATGCGGCGCGAGTGGCTCCTGGTCCTCGTGGCCCTGGGGCTCGCCGCGGCCGCGGCCGCGATCGTCTACCTGTCGCGCCCGAACACCCTGACGGTGGCGGTCGGCCCCCAGGACGGGCCCGAGGCCGCGCTGATCGAGGCCTATGCCGGCGCCCTCGACCGGGCCCGGGAGGACGTCCGTCTCAAGGTGGTGCGCTACGGCGACGTGCGCGACAGCGCCCTGGCACTCCAGCGCAACAAGGCTGACCTCGCGGTGGTGCGGCCGGACGTGTTCCTGCCCGAGAACGGGCTGACCCTGGCGATCCTGCACGACGAGGCCCTGGTCATCGCGGCGCCGGAGGCGGCCGATCTCGACGACGTGCCGGCCCTGGCGCGCAAGCGGCTCGGCATCGTGGTCCGTCACAGCGCTGACCTGTCGTTCCTCACGAACCTCCTGTCCTTCTACGACCTCGTGCCGGACATCGTGGGCGAGGACGCGCCGGAGGCCGGCCACGCCGCCGAGGCGGAGCCCGGCCACGTGGTCGTGGTGCCGCTGAAGGTCGGTGACGTCACGGCCGCACTCACCGAGAAGCGGGTCGACGCGGTGGCGGTGATCGCGAGCCCGGCCTCCAAGCCGGCGGCCGCGGTCGTCCGCGCCGTCGAGCTGGGCGCGCCGGACCGCAAGATCGGCTTCGTCTCGATCCCGGACGGCGACGCGATCCTGCAGCGCTTCCCCGAGCTGCAGTCGGTGACGATCCCGGCCGGCACCTTCGGCGGCCGCCCGAAGCGGCCCGACGAGGAGGTCAAGACCGTCGGCGCCTCCTATCGCCTGATGGCCCGCGGCACGGTGAGCCGCGTCGCGGTCGCCTCTGCGACGCAGCACCTGTTCGAGTGGCGCTCGCGGCTCGCCTCGACCGCGCCGGTGGCCAAGCTGATGAAGGCGCCGGACTTCGACACGACGGTGGCGGCGACCTCGGCGCGCCTGCCGAACCACCCCGGCGCCGTCGACTATTTCGAGCGCGAGCAGCAGACCTTCCTCGACCGCTACGAGGACTACATCTACCTGTTCGCCTTCTTCGGCGGCACGATCGGCTCCGGCTTCGCGTGGCTCGGCCAGCGCCTCGCCCGCAAGCGCCGGGAGCGGGTCGACTTCGTCCTCGACCGGCTCCTCGACATCATGCGCGAGGTGCGCGCGGCGACCAGCGCCGCCGAACTCGACGCGATCGCGATCGAGACCGACGGGCTGGTGGCGGACGTGGTCTGCTACGCCCGCGAGCGCAGCATCGACGCGCGGACGGTCAGCGCGCTGATCCTGGCGGTCGACGGCGTCCACGCGGCCATCGCCGACGCGCGGCGGCAGACGAGCGAGACCGAGCCCCGGGCGGCGACCCGCAACCGCACGGCCCGGCTGCTCGCCCTCGATCTGCCGGCCGCGGAGTAG